In Sphingopyxis macrogoltabida, the sequence GATGCGTCGGTTGCGCGGGCGCAGGCCGAATTTGCGCGGCGCAACAGCATCGCCGGGACCGGCGCCGTGTCGGGCGAGGAATTGACCGCCGCACGCGCCGCACTGACGCAGGCGCAGGCGGCGCGCGACCTTGCCGCCGCCGGCATTGCGTCGGCCGAGGCGACGCGCGGTTCGGCAAGCGGCGATCTCGGCGCGGCCGAGGCGGTGGTGCGCGGCACGACGATCGAAACCGCCCCCGACGTCGCGGCGGCGGAGGCGCGGCTCGAAAAGGCGCAGCTCGACCTCGCGCGGACGGTGATCCGTGCGCCCGTCGACGGCATCGTCACGAACCGCCAGGTGCAGGTGGGGCAGCGGATCGCGGCAGGCGCGCCGATCATGGTCATCGTTCCGATCGCAACCGCCTATGTCGACGCCAATTTCAAGGAAAGCCAGTTCAAGCGCATCCGCATCGGCCAGCCGGTCGAGCTGGTGTCCGACTATTATGGCGGCGATGTCGTCTATCGCGGCAAGGTGACCGGCATCGCCGGCGGCACCGGTGCGGCCTTCTCGCTGATTCCCGCGCAAAATGCGACGGGCAATTGGGTGAAGGTGGTGCAGCGGCTGCCGGTGCGTATCGCGCTCGATGCCAAGGAACTGAAAGCGCATCCGCTTCGCGTCGGCCTGTCGATGGAAGCGACGATCGACACGCGCGGAAACTGAGCCGGTAATGGCCAGCGCCGCCGCCCCCGCAACCGCCGCGAGCGTCCCGGCCGAGCCGCAACCGCTGAGCGGCATGCGGCTGATCGCCGCGGCGTTCGCGCTGGCGCTCGCCAATTTCGTCGTCGTGCTCGACACGACGATCGCCAACGTGTCGGTCCCGCACATCGCCGGCGGGCTGGCCGTGTCGCCGACGCAGGGAACATGGGTGATCACCAGCTATGCGGTGGCCGATGCGATCGCGGTGCCGCTGACCGGCTGGCTCGCGATGCGCTTCGGCACCGTGCGCTGGTTCCTGATCTCGATCGTCGGTTTCGGGCTCTTTTCCTTCCTGTGCGGTATCTCGCGCACGCTCGACGCGCTCATCCTCTTTCGCGTCCTGCAAGGATTGTCGGGCGGGCCGCTGATGCCGCTGTCGCAGATCCTGCTGCTGCGCATCTTCCCGAAGGAGAAGGCCGGCGTCGGCCTTGCCATCTGGGCGATGACGACGACGACCGCGCCGATCCTCGGCCCCATCCTCGGCGGGCTGATCAGCGACAACTGGAGCTGGCCGTGGATTTTCTTCATCAACCTGCCCGTCGTCGCGATCTGCGCCTTCGGGGTCGGCAGCATGCTCGGCGCGTTCGAGACCAAACGCGACAAGGCGCGGATCGACATCGTCGGGCTGGTCCTGCTCGTCGTCTCGGTCGGCGCCTTCCAGATCATGCTCGACACCGGCCGCGAGCATGACTGGTTCGGTTCGGCGTGGATCATCATGCTGGCGATCGTCGCTGCGATCAGCTTTGCCGCCTTCGTCATCTGGGAGTTGACCGATGCCAATCCGGTGGTCGATTTGCGCGTCTTCCGGTTCCGGGGATTCAGTTTCGCGACGATCGCGATATCGCTGGGATTCGGCGCCTTCTTTTCGCAGGTCGTGCTGACGCCTTTGTGGCTGCAGCAGGTCGCGGGCTATACCGCGACCGAGACTGGGTTCATCGTCGCGTGGATCGGCGTCTTCGCGGTGCTGTTGTCGCCGGTGGCCGCGGGGCTGATCGGCAAGATCGACATCCGCATCTCGATCAGCGCCGGCATCATGTGGATGGCGTTCGTATCGATCCTGCGCGCAAGCTGGAATGCCGATGTCGATTACTGGACACTGGCGCTGCCGCACCTGTTGCAGGGCATGGGCATGCCCTTTTTCTTCGTCGGGCTGACCGCGCTGGCGCTGAGCAGCGTCCCCGCCAGGGACCAGACGTCGGCGGCGGGGCTGATGAGTTTCCTGCGCACGCTGAGCGGCGCGATCGGGACCGCGGTCGCGACCACCGCCTGGGACGATGCGAGCCGGACGTCGCGGTCCGAAATGGTGTCGTCGCTCAACGATCCCGGCGGCGCGATGGACCGGCTGCAGAGCGCCGGGCTGACGCTCGAACAGGCGCGATCGGCGATCGAACGGATGGTCGAGGTGCAGGCCTCGACGATCGGCGTGCTCCACCTGTTCCTCGCGGCAGGTGTCGTTTTCGTGATCGCCGCAATCTCGGTGTGGTGCGCGCCGCTACCCAAGCAGGTGTCGATGGGCGCGTCGCACTAGCGCCGCCGCCTATTTTGCGAATAGCTGGCCGAGGTCGGCGAAGGCCTTGAACTCCAGCGCATTGCCCGATGGATCGTGGAAGAACATCGTCGACTGCTCGCCCGCTTCGCCGGCGAAGCGCGTGTGCGGTTCGATGACGAATGCCACGCCGTGCGCCCGCAGCCGCTCCGCCAGCGCCTGCCATTCGGCGGGCGGCAGGACGACGCCGAAATGCGGGACGGGAACGTCATGGCCGTCGACAGGATTATGCCCGGCGACTGATGCCGCCGACGCGACACGATGTGCGACGATCTGATGACCATAGAGGTTGAAATCGATCCATTCAGCGCTGCTGCGCCCCTCGGGACAGCCGAGGACGGTGCTGTAGAAATGGCGCGCGGCGGCGAGGTCGTGGACCGGGAAGGCGATATGGAAGGGGGCGAGGTCGGTCATCAACGGGGGTTCTACACATCCCTGGCGGAAAGATATTCGTCGACGTCGATTTCCTTTTCCCAGCGCGCCACCGCCGTCGCGATCGACAGGTCGCAGGTGACGTTGGGAACGGTGCGGATCATGTCGAGGATGCGGTCGAAGGGGAGGATGAAGCCGACGACGAGCGCCGTCTGCTCGGGGGTGATGCCGATCGCGTGCAGCACCGCGGCGAGCACGAACAGCGATCCCGACGGCACCGGCGCGACCCCCATCGCGACGATCGTCGTTGTGCCCGCGATCACCAGATAATCGGCGAGGCTGAGGTCGAGGCCGAAGGCCTGCGCCGAAAACAAGGTCAGCATCGCAACATACATCGCGGCACCGTCCATGCCGATGGTCGCGCCGAGCGGCAGCACGGTCGAGGCGACGGGCGGCGAGACACCGAGATTGCGCTCGGCGACGCGGATCGCGACGGGCAGCGCGGCCGAACTCGACGAGGTCGAAAAACCGACCATGATCGCGTCGGCGATACCGCGGAAGAAGGGGAGCGGCGGCAGCCAGGCGAGCAGGCGGACGACGATGCCGCCATGGATCACCAGCGTGACGATCGTGGCGCCAGTCAGCACGCAAAGCGCGAGCTTGAAGATAGCGAGGAAGCTCGACGGGCCGGTCGTCCCCATCATCACCGCGATCAGCGCGAAAACGCCGAACGGCGCGGTCTCCATCACGAAACCGACGATGCGCAGCATCACCGCGGTACCGCTGGTGAGCAGACGGCGCACCGGCTCGGCCTCCTTGCCCGCCGCGATGACGCCCGCGCCGACGACGATAGCGAAAAAGATGATCGACAGCGTCGCACCGTTCGCCATCGCCCCGATCGGATTGTCGGGCACGATCTCGATGAACATCCGCGCCGGGTCCTGCGGCTCGGTCAGCGCCTTCGGCACCGCGCCGGCAAAGCTTGCTCCCGCGCCCGGTGCGATCAGCGTCGCGACGACCAGCCCGGTGGTGACCGCGAGCGATGTCGTGAACACATACATCGCCAGCGTCTTGATCCCGATGCTGCCAAGCCGTTTGGGGTCGGCGAGCGCCGCGACCCCCGATGCGATGGTGAGGAAGACGAGCGGGACGACGAGCATACGGATCAGCCGCACGAACAATTCGCCGATCCACGCGATCGACGTTGCGCCTTCGCCCCACAGCAGGCCGACGATGGCGCCGAGGACGAGCGCCGCCATGATCCGCTTCCACAGCGCGATGCCGAACCAGCGGCCCAGCGGGCCGGGCTTGCCGGCATCCGTCGCGGCCGCGGGCGGCGCGGTATCGGTCATGCGGTCGATCCCATGCCGTATAGTAGCTGGCGCGCCCATAATGTCCAATTTGCGAGCAGCCTCATGCGTAAAGGATGATTTTCGGCCGTTCGCTTCTTGGCTAGAAGGCTGATCCGGCGCGGCGGCTTTGCCATGCCGAACGGGGGATATCGATGGCGGCTGTAACGAATTTGGGCACTCCGCGCGATGCCGCACCCCGCGGGGCCTGGTGGACGCATCTTTATGTGCAGGTGCTGACCGCGATTTTCGCCGGCGTGATGCTCGGCCATTATTTCCCCGATGTGGGCGTCGCCCTCAAACCGCTCGGCGACGGGTTCATCAACCTCGTCAAGATGATCATCGCGCCGGTGATTTTCCTGACCGTCGCAACCGGTATCGCCTCGGTCGGCGAGGCCAAGACCCTCGGCCGGTTGACGGTAAAGACCTTCGCCTATTTCCTCTTCTTCTCGACGCTTGCGCTGATCGTCGGGCTGATCGTCGCCAATCTGGTGCAGCCCGGGGCGGGGATGAACATCGACCCGGCGACGCTCGATGCCGGTGCGGTCGCCGAATATCAGGAGAAGGCACATGAGGCGACGCTGACCGGTTTCCTCCTCGCGATCATCCCGACCACCTTCGTCTCCGCGCTGACTTCGGGATCGATCCTGCAGGCGCTGTTCGTCGCGATCCTGTTCGGCATCGCGCTGTCGCACACCGGCGAGGCGGGTGCGCAGGTGCTGGGGATGCTCGAAAAGCTGTCGGTTGTTTTCTTCCGCCTCGTCGCGATGCTGATGCGCTTCGCGCCGATCGGGGCGTTCGGCGCGATGGCGTTCACGATCGGCAAATATGGCGTCGAATCGCTGGCCAATCTGGGGGCGCTGATCGCGACCTTTTACCTGACCTCGCTGTTCTTCGTGATCGTCGTCCTCGGTGCGATGGCGCGGCTCGCGGGCTTTTCGATCTTTCGCCTGATCGCGTATCTCAAGGCCGAGCTGCTGCTCGTGCTGGGGACGTCGTCTTCCGAAGCGGCGCTGCCGAGCCTGATGGAAAAGCTCGAACGCGCGGGCTGTGCCAAGCCCGTCGTCGGCATGGTCGTGCCGACCGGCTACAGCTTCAACCTCGACGGCACCAATATCTATATGACGCTCGCGGCGCTGTTCGTAGCGCAGGCGACCAATGTCGACCTGTCGCTTGGCGACCAGATCGCGCTGCTGCTTGTCGCGATGGTGAGTTCGAAGGGCGCGGCCGGGGTAACCGGCGCGGGCTTCATCACCCTCGCCGCGACCTTGTCGGTGGTGCCGTCGGTCCCGGTCGCCGGCCTCGCGCTGATTCTCGGCATCGACCGTTTCATGAGCGAGTGCCGCGCGCTCACCAATTTCGTCGGCAATGCCCTCGCGGCGATCGTCGTCGCCAAGTGGGAAAAGGCGCTCGACGGCGACGCGTTCCGCCGCGCGCTTTATGGCGATCCCGCGCCGGGCCTTGCGGCGCGGCCGATCGAGACCGATACCGACTGACGCTGGCACTTGGGCTTCGCGCCCGGTCGTGCTAGGGGCCCGCGCCATGCTGACGATCAACGGCCTCACCGTGCGCCTTGGCGGGCGCACCATCCTCGACCGCGCGACTGCGAGTCTGCCGCCGAAGAGCCGCGTCGGGCTCATCGGCCGCAACGGCGCGGGCAAATCGACCTTGATGAAGGTGATGATCGGTCAGCTCGAAGCCGACGAGGGCGGCATCGAAATGCCGCGCAAGACGCGCGTCGGCTATATCGCGCAGGAAGCGCCGAGCGGCACCGCAACGCCGTTCGACACCGTGCTTGCCGCCGATACCGAGCGGGCGGAGCTGCTCCATCAATCCGAGACGGTGACCGACCCCGACCGGCTCGGCGATATCCACGAACGGCTGATCGCGATCGACGCCTACACCGCGCCAGCCCGCGCCGCGCGCATCCTGATCGGACTCGGCTTCGACGAGGAGATGCAGGGCCAGCCGCTCGACAGTTTTTCGGGCGGGTGGAAGATGCGCGTCGCGCTCGCGGCGTTGCTCTTCTCGAACCCCGACCTGCTGCTGCTCGACGAGCCGTCGAACCACCTCGACCTCGAAGCGACGATGTGGCTCGAAAGCTTCCTCAAGGCCTATCCCGGCCAGCTCGTCGTGATCAGCCACGAGCGCGACCTGCTGAACAATGTCGTCGACCATATCCTGCACCTCGAGGGCGGGAAGGTAACCCTCTATGCCGGCGGCTATAATGATTTCGAGCGCCAGCGCGCGGAACGCCTTGCGCAGCTTGCGGCGGCGAAGGCGGCGCAGGATGCGCAGCGCGCCAAGCTCCAGGATTATGTCGCGCGCAACAGCGCGCGCGCCTCGACCGCGAAGCAGGCGCAGTCACGCGCCAAGCAATTGGCGAAAATGCAGCCGATTGCCGCCGTCGCCGAGGACCCGAGCCTGACCTTCGATTTCCCGAGCCCCGACGAACTGAAGCCGCCGCTGATCACGCTCGACCTTGCCAGCGTCGGCTATACGCCGGGCGCGCCGATCCTGACCCGGCTGAACCTGCGCATCGATCCCGACGACCGTATCGCGCTGCTCGGGCGCAACGGCAACGGCAAGACGACGCTCGCGCGGCTGCTCGCGGCACAGCTCGCCCCGATGGACGGCGCGATGGCGGCGTCGGGCAAGATGCGCGTCGGCTATTTCACCCAATATCAGGTCGAGGAGCTCGACGGCAGCGACACGCCGCTCGGCCATATGACGCGCGTGATGACGGGCAAGACGCCGGGCGCGGTGCGCGCGCAATTGGGGCGCTTCGGCTTTACCGGCAACAAGGCGACGACCGAGGTCGGCAAGCTGTCGGGCGGCGAGCGCGCGCGGCTCGCGCTCGCGCTGATCACGCGCGAGGCGCCGCACCTGCTGATCCTCGACGAACCGACCAACCACCTCGACGTCGATGCGCGCGAGGCGCTGGTGCAGGCGCTGAACGGCTTCGACGGCGCGGTGCTGATCGTCAGCCACGATCGCCACATGCTCGAACTCACCGCCGACCGGCTGGTGCTCGTCGACAACGGCACCGCGCGCGATTTCGACGGCAGCATGGACGATTATGTCGCCTTCATCCTCGGCCAGGGAACGGGCAAAGGCTCGGCCGCGAACGACGATACGAAGGGCGGCCCGGCAAAGTCGAAAGACGCCAAGCTGGCGCGGCAGGAAGCCGCCAAGGCGCGCGAGGCGCAGGCGGTGCTCCGCAAGTCGGCGAAGGATCTCGAAGCGCAGGCCGAAAAGCTGAACAAGCAGATGTCGGCGATCGACCGCGCGATGTTCGATCCCGCCAGCGCCGATCCGGCGCTCGCAAAACTGACGATGGGCGACCTTGCCCAGCGCCGCGGCAAGGTCGCGGCGGAACTGGAGCGCATCGAGGCGGCGTGGATGGAAGCGCTCGAGGCGATAGAGGAAACGGCCGCTTAGCCTTGCCCGTCCCCCCCGCGAGGGGCGACCAGAGTCACGTGCCTCTGGACGCGGCCGCCGTCGGCCTTTCTCTTCATGACTGTGCAAACCGCCAGCGGCCCCCGCCTTCGCGGGGGCGACGTTCATGCTGCGTGGTCGCGCATTGACTCCCGCACCGCAATCCATCATACTAGTTTCAATTGAAACTATATGGGGAATGCAAAATGGCCGACCTGTTCGACAATCCGCTGGGTCTCGACGGCTTTGAATTCGTCGAATTTTCGGCGCCGGAAAAGGGCATGCTCGAACCCGTGTTCGAACGGATGGGCTTCACCCGCATTGCGCGGCACCGGTCGAAGGATGTCGAGCTGTGGCGGCAGGGCGGGATCAACTTGATCGCCAATTACGAACCCAAATCGCCCGCCGCCTATTTCGCCGCCGAGCATGGCCCGTCGGCGTGCGGCATGGGATGGCGCGTCCGTGATGCCGCGAAGGCCTATTCGGAAGCGCTGGCGCGCGGCGCCGAGCCGGTCGAGGTCAAGGCGGGGCCGATGGAATTGCAGCTGCCCGCGATCCGCGGCATCGGCGGCTCGATCATCTATCTGATCGACCGTTATGGCGACGACCTCAGCATCTACGACATCGATTTCGTCTATGAAGAGGGTGTCGATCGGAACCCGGTGGGCGCCGGGCTCAAGGTCATCGATCACCTGACGCACAATGTCTATGGCGGCCGCATGGCGCATTGGGCCGCGTTCTACGAGCGGATCGCCGGCTTCCGCGAAATCCGCTATTTCGACATCAAGGGCGAATATACCGGCCTGACCTCGAAGGCGATGACCGCCCCCGACGGCAAGATCCGCATTCCGCTCAACGAAGAGGGCGCGGGCGGCGGCGGCCAGATCGAGGAATATCTGCGCGCCTATAATGGCGAGGGCATCCAGCATATCGCGTTCAGCTGCGACGATCTTTACGCGTCGTGGGACAATCTCGCCGCGCTCGGCAACCCGTTCGCGCCGTCGCCGCCGGCGACCTATTACGAGATGCTTGCCGATCGCCTGCCCGGCCATGGCGAGCCGGTCGATGAACTCCAGTCGCGCGGCATCCTGCTCGACGGATCGACGACCGAGGGCGACCCGCGCTTGCTGCTCCAGATTTTCGGGCAGACGGTGATCGGTCCGGTCTTCTTCGAGTTCATCCAGCGCAAGAAGGATGAGGGCTTCGGCGAGGGCAATTTCACCGCGCTGTTCAAGTCGCTCGAAATGGACCAGATCCGCCGCGGCGCGCTCAATGTCGAAGCGGAGCCGGCCGAATGACCAGCCCGATCAAACTGGGGGGCGTCCATCACGCCGCCTATCGCTGCAAGGACGCGAAGACGACGGTAGAGTGGTACGAGCGCATGCTCGGCATGACCTACACGACCGCCTTTGCCGAGGATCATGTGCCGTCGACCGGCGAATATGATCCCTATATGCACGTCTTCCTCGATGCGGGGAACGGCAACATCCTCGCCTTTTTCGAGCTGCCCAACCAGCCCGACATGGGACGCGACGAGAATACGCCGCAATGGGTGCAGCATCTGGCGTTCAAGGTCGGCAGCTATGACGAACTGGTCCAGGCGAAGGCGCATCTGGAGGCGAACGGCATCGACGTGCTCGGTCCGACGCATCACGGCATCTTCAAGTCGATCTATTTCTTCGACCCCAACGGCCACCGCGTCGAACTGGCGTGCGACATCGGCACCGACGAACAATATGCCGAGCTGAAGCGCGTCGCGCCGCTGATGCTCGAGGAATGGAGCCGGACCAAGAAGGCGCCGCGTCACGCTGACTGGCTGCATACGGCGGCGAACGAGTAAACACCGTCGCCCCCGCGAAGGCGGGGGCCGCCGTCGGTTTACGCGGCGGGGCAGGGCAAGGCTGCCAGCGGCCCCCGCCTTCGCGGGGGCGACGGTTTATTCCTACGCCCGGTCCAGCCCGATGCTCTCCAGCGTCGCGCCGCTGCATTTGTCGACCTTCTTTTCGCCCTTGTCGCCCGACAGCGCACCGATGGCGAGGAAGCCCGCGACGACGGCGACGACAAACGCGCCGGTGACCCAGATCAGATATTTGTCGATGAACGCCTTGATCGGCGCCCCGAACAACCGGAACAATATGCCGACGAGCATGAAGGAAAAGGCCCGGCTGGCGAGGCTCGCCCACAGGAAGGTCCAGAAATTCATGTGGATGAAGCCGGCGGTGATCGTCAGCAGCTTGAAGGGGATCGGCGTCGCACCCTTGATCAGGATGATCTCGGCACCATACTGCCGCAGATAACAGGCGGCCGGCGGAAAGGCATCGGTCAGCCCGAGCACCCCGAGCAGCCACAGCCCGACGCTCTCATAAAGGAAGAAGCCGATTCCATAACCGAAGATGCCACCCGCGACCGACGCGAGCGTACAGATGATCGCATAGCGCACCGCCTTTTTCGGGTTGGCGAGGCACATCAGCCCGAGCAGCGGGTGCGGCGGAATCGGAAAGAAGCTCGCCTCGACGAAGGACACCAGCGCCAGCCAGAACTCGGCGTGCGGGTGCGCCGATTTCTCCATCGTCCAGTTGTAGAGCCGCTGGATGATCGATGGCTTGCGGACGATTTCGGTCATGCTGGTCCTTTGGTGCGAGAGTTCACGCGGGCGCATCTATGCCGGGGGCATTACGGGAAGTCGATAGCCAAGCCCGTCGCCCCCGCGCAGGCGGGGGCCGCTAGCGGCCTGTTCCTACATCGCTGCTTAAACCGACAGCGGCCCCCGCCTGCGCGGGGGCGACGATTATTTAATGCCGGAAATGCCGCATGCCGGTAAACACCATCGCCAGCCCGGCCTTGTTCGCCGCCGCGATCACCTCGTCGTCGCGGATCGAGCCGCCCGGCTGGATGACGCAGGTCGCGCCCGCTTCGACCGCGGCCAGCAGGCCGTCGGCGAAGGGGAAGAAGGCGTCGCTCGCGACCGCGCTGCCGACGGTGCGCGGCTCTGCCCAGCCATGCGATTCCGCCGCTTCGCGCGCTTTCACTGCCGCAATACGCGCGCTGTCGCGGCGGTTCATCTGGCCGGCGCCGATGCCGGCGGTCGCGCCGCCCTTGGCATAGACGATCGCGTTCGATTTGACGTGCTTGGCGATCGTCCACGCAAACAGCGCGTCGGTCAGCTCTTCCTCGGTCGGCGCGCGGTCGGTGACGACCTTCAGGTCGGCGCGGGTGATGCGGCCATTGTCGCGGCTCTGCGCGAGCCAGCCGCCGGCGATCGTCTTCATCATCAGCCCGCCGCGCGCCGGATCGGGCAGTTCGCCGGTCAGCAGCAGGCGGAGATTCTTCTTCTTCGCGAACACCGCGCGTGCATCGGCATCGGCGTCGGGCGCGCAGACCACTTCGGTGAAGATCCCGCTGATCAGTTCGGCGGTCGCGCCGTCGAGCGGCCGGTTGACCGCGATGATGCCGCCGAATGCCGAGACATCGTCGCACTTCAGCGCCGCGTCATAGGCCTCGGCGATCGTCGCGGCGCTCGCGACGCCGCACGGGTTGGCGTGCTTGACGATCACGCAGGTCGGGTCAGCCTCGCGGAATTCGGCGACCAGTTCGAGCGCGGCGTCGGCGTCGTTGATATTGTTGTAGCTGAGCTCCTTGCCCTGCACCTGCTCGGCCTGCGCGATGCCGCGCGCGGCAGGACCGGCGGGAAGGTAGAGCGCCGCCTTCTGATGCGGATTCTCGCCATAACGCAGTTCGGTCGACAGCTTGGCGGTCAGCGGCAGCGTGTCGGGGAACAGCTTGCCCTGATCGGCGAAGGCGAACCAGCTCGCGATCATCCCGTCATAGGTCGCGGTGTGCGCAAAGGCGGTTGCGGCGAGCCGCTTGCGCAGCGCCAGCGTGGTCGCGCCGCCATTGGCGTCCATCTCGGCGATGACGGCAGCATAATCCTCGGGCTCGGTGACGATGCCGACGAAGGCGTGGTTCTTCGCCGACGAGCGCACCATCGCGGGACCGCCGATGTCGATATTCTCGATGATCGTGTCGCGATCGGCGCCGCTCATCACGGTCTGGAGGAACGGGTAGAGGTTGACGACCACCAGATCGATGCTGCCGATCCCATGTTCTTCCATCGATGCGACATGCGCCGCGTCGTCGCGCACCGCGAGGATGCCGCCGTGGACCGTCGGGTGCAGCGTCTTGACGCGGCCGTCCATCATTTCGGGGAAGCCGGTGAGGTCCGACACGTCGAGGACATTGTGCCCCGCCTCGCGCAGCGCCTTCGCGGTGCCGCCGGTCGACACCAGCTCGACGCCGTGACGGACGAGCGCGGCGGCAAGCTCGACGAGCCCCGCCTTGTCACTGACGGACAGCAATGCGCGGCGGACGGGAATCAGGTCGGTCATTTGGGAGGTGCCTCGGCTGACGGGAAAGACGCGGCTCCCCTAGGCGTGCGCCGTCCGCATCGCAACCCCGCAGCGCGGAAAACAGTCCCTATTTTGCCCGTGCGACGCAGGCGCCGCCATCGGGACCGACATCGCCCGTACAGCGCCGCGCGGCAAGCGTCGGTTCGTCGATCTCGATGAGCCGGTTGCCATCCCCGGTCCGTTCGAGGTCGAAGCCGTCGTAAAGCTTGCCCGACGCCGTGAAGGTGCGGAAACGGATCTTCTTCGGGTCGACGTCGACGATCTGATAGAGTTCGGTCGCCTCGGCGACCTTGTCGGGCTGCCAGGGCGTACGGTCGTTGAGCGCGTACATTTTCGACCCGGTCACCGACACCAGATAGACCGGGCCCTGAACCGTGCCGTCGGCGCGCGCCTGGGCGCTTGCCTCGCGGCCGGCTTCCGACGTCAGGCGGCTGTAACAATGGTCGTGGCCCTGCAACACCAGGTCGA encodes:
- a CDS encoding VOC family protein, with the translated sequence MTSPIKLGGVHHAAYRCKDAKTTVEWYERMLGMTYTTAFAEDHVPSTGEYDPYMHVFLDAGNGNILAFFELPNQPDMGRDENTPQWVQHLAFKVGSYDELVQAKAHLEANGIDVLGPTHHGIFKSIYFFDPNGHRVELACDIGTDEQYAELKRVAPLMLEEWSRTKKAPRHADWLHTAANE
- a CDS encoding dicarboxylate/amino acid:cation symporter is translated as MAAVTNLGTPRDAAPRGAWWTHLYVQVLTAIFAGVMLGHYFPDVGVALKPLGDGFINLVKMIIAPVIFLTVATGIASVGEAKTLGRLTVKTFAYFLFFSTLALIVGLIVANLVQPGAGMNIDPATLDAGAVAEYQEKAHEATLTGFLLAIIPTTFVSALTSGSILQALFVAILFGIALSHTGEAGAQVLGMLEKLSVVFFRLVAMLMRFAPIGAFGAMAFTIGKYGVESLANLGALIATFYLTSLFFVIVVLGAMARLAGFSIFRLIAYLKAELLLVLGTSSSEAALPSLMEKLERAGCAKPVVGMVVPTGYSFNLDGTNIYMTLAALFVAQATNVDLSLGDQIALLLVAMVSSKGAAGVTGAGFITLAATLSVVPSVPVAGLALILGIDRFMSECRALTNFVGNALAAIVVAKWEKALDGDAFRRALYGDPAPGLAARPIETDTD
- a CDS encoding dicarboxylate/amino acid:cation symporter → MTDTAPPAAATDAGKPGPLGRWFGIALWKRIMAALVLGAIVGLLWGEGATSIAWIGELFVRLIRMLVVPLVFLTIASGVAALADPKRLGSIGIKTLAMYVFTTSLAVTTGLVVATLIAPGAGASFAGAVPKALTEPQDPARMFIEIVPDNPIGAMANGATLSIIFFAIVVGAGVIAAGKEAEPVRRLLTSGTAVMLRIVGFVMETAPFGVFALIAVMMGTTGPSSFLAIFKLALCVLTGATIVTLVIHGGIVVRLLAWLPPLPFFRGIADAIMVGFSTSSSSAALPVAIRVAERNLGVSPPVASTVLPLGATIGMDGAAMYVAMLTLFSAQAFGLDLSLADYLVIAGTTTIVAMGVAPVPSGSLFVLAAVLHAIGITPEQTALVVGFILPFDRILDMIRTVPNVTCDLSIATAVARWEKEIDVDEYLSARDV
- a CDS encoding HlyD family efflux transporter periplasmic adaptor subunit — encoded protein: MTMAEDTAAAASPTPQDAPDSAEANGERLAKRKKLLRILAIVVITIAALWGIWYFLTQAGRVSTDNAYVGADSATVTALVSGPVRDVRVSGTQSVKKGDILVILDDADQRIAVADAEAALRQARQRYGQASATADAARARVSARGAEIAQARARLRDADASVARAQAEFARRNSIAGTGAVSGEELTAARAALTQAQAARDLAAAGIASAEATRGSASGDLGAAEAVVRGTTIETAPDVAAAEARLEKAQLDLARTVIRAPVDGIVTNRQVQVGQRIAAGAPIMVIVPIATAYVDANFKESQFKRIRIGQPVELVSDYYGGDVVYRGKVTGIAGGTGAAFSLIPAQNATGNWVKVVQRLPVRIALDAKELKAHPLRVGLSMEATIDTRGN
- a CDS encoding ATP-binding cassette domain-containing protein, coding for MLTINGLTVRLGGRTILDRATASLPPKSRVGLIGRNGAGKSTLMKVMIGQLEADEGGIEMPRKTRVGYIAQEAPSGTATPFDTVLAADTERAELLHQSETVTDPDRLGDIHERLIAIDAYTAPARAARILIGLGFDEEMQGQPLDSFSGGWKMRVALAALLFSNPDLLLLDEPSNHLDLEATMWLESFLKAYPGQLVVISHERDLLNNVVDHILHLEGGKVTLYAGGYNDFERQRAERLAQLAAAKAAQDAQRAKLQDYVARNSARASTAKQAQSRAKQLAKMQPIAAVAEDPSLTFDFPSPDELKPPLITLDLASVGYTPGAPILTRLNLRIDPDDRIALLGRNGNGKTTLARLLAAQLAPMDGAMAASGKMRVGYFTQYQVEELDGSDTPLGHMTRVMTGKTPGAVRAQLGRFGFTGNKATTEVGKLSGGERARLALALITREAPHLLILDEPTNHLDVDAREALVQALNGFDGAVLIVSHDRHMLELTADRLVLVDNGTARDFDGSMDDYVAFILGQGTGKGSAANDDTKGGPAKSKDAKLARQEAAKAREAQAVLRKSAKDLEAQAEKLNKQMSAIDRAMFDPASADPALAKLTMGDLAQRRGKVAAELERIEAAWMEALEAIEETAA
- the hppD gene encoding 4-hydroxyphenylpyruvate dioxygenase codes for the protein MADLFDNPLGLDGFEFVEFSAPEKGMLEPVFERMGFTRIARHRSKDVELWRQGGINLIANYEPKSPAAYFAAEHGPSACGMGWRVRDAAKAYSEALARGAEPVEVKAGPMELQLPAIRGIGGSIIYLIDRYGDDLSIYDIDFVYEEGVDRNPVGAGLKVIDHLTHNVYGGRMAHWAAFYERIAGFREIRYFDIKGEYTGLTSKAMTAPDGKIRIPLNEEGAGGGGQIEEYLRAYNGEGIQHIAFSCDDLYASWDNLAALGNPFAPSPPATYYEMLADRLPGHGEPVDELQSRGILLDGSTTEGDPRLLLQIFGQTVIGPVFFEFIQRKKDEGFGEGNFTALFKSLEMDQIRRGALNVEAEPAE
- a CDS encoding DHA2 family efflux MFS transporter permease subunit, whose product is MASAAAPATAASVPAEPQPLSGMRLIAAAFALALANFVVVLDTTIANVSVPHIAGGLAVSPTQGTWVITSYAVADAIAVPLTGWLAMRFGTVRWFLISIVGFGLFSFLCGISRTLDALILFRVLQGLSGGPLMPLSQILLLRIFPKEKAGVGLAIWAMTTTTAPILGPILGGLISDNWSWPWIFFINLPVVAICAFGVGSMLGAFETKRDKARIDIVGLVLLVVSVGAFQIMLDTGREHDWFGSAWIIMLAIVAAISFAAFVIWELTDANPVVDLRVFRFRGFSFATIAISLGFGAFFSQVVLTPLWLQQVAGYTATETGFIVAWIGVFAVLLSPVAAGLIGKIDIRISISAGIMWMAFVSILRASWNADVDYWTLALPHLLQGMGMPFFFVGLTALALSSVPARDQTSAAGLMSFLRTLSGAIGTAVATTAWDDASRTSRSEMVSSLNDPGGAMDRLQSAGLTLEQARSAIERMVEVQASTIGVLHLFLAAGVVFVIAAISVWCAPLPKQVSMGASH
- a CDS encoding VOC family protein; translation: MTDLAPFHIAFPVHDLAAARHFYSTVLGCPEGRSSAEWIDFNLYGHQIVAHRVASAASVAGHNPVDGHDVPVPHFGVVLPPAEWQALAERLRAHGVAFVIEPHTRFAGEAGEQSTMFFHDPSGNALEFKAFADLGQLFAK